The window GGACGCGTCGATGCCGCCCGGAAGGGCGGCATCGACGCTGGTGAAAAGGTATTTCGTGGTATCAGACGATCTCGCGGTCGCGGACGACCACCTCGTCGCGGCCACGGCTGTAGGGGCTGAAGCTGCTCCAGAACAGCAGGGACGCCAGCAGCCCGATGGCGCCGACGATCATGAGGATGACGCCGACCGTGTCCAGGTTCACGCCCTCGGTCGTGACGTCGATGGCGAACGAAAGGATTGCACCGACTGCGATGAGGAAAACGCTGACACCGATACCCATAACTTCTGGCCTCCTTGTGAGGTCTTGATCGCCCCCGGGATCTCCCGGTATGCTGAGTTGTTGCCCACCGGATCGGCGCGGCAAACCCTAACGGGCAGGCGCCAGGGCGGCGGCCACCACCCTCAGGTCGGCCACGAAGGCGGCCAGCTCGTCCCGGCGGCTGGTGTCGTCGGCGGCGCGCAGGATCGAGGACGGATGGACCGTGGCGAGCGCCAGCGGCTCCCGCTCCCACTCCACGAACTGGCCGCGGGACCGGGTCACCCGGAACGAGCGCCCGAGCAGCGCCTGGGCGGCCGTCGCCCCGAGGCAGACCACCACCCGGGGGTCGACCAGCTCGATCTCGCGGTCCAGCCACGGCCGGCAGGCGGCGATCTCCGCCGCGGTCGGCTTCTGGTGGATCCGCCGCTTGCCGGCGGGCCGCCACTTGAAGTGCTTCACCACGTTCGTCACGTACGCGTCCGACCGGTCGATCCCGGCGTCCGCCAGGGCACGGTCGAGCAGCGCCCCCGCCGGGCCCACGAACGGCTCCCCGGCCACGTCCTCCCGGTCGCCCGGTTGCTCCCCCACCAGCATCACCACAGCCGAGCCGGGCCCCTGGCCGAACACCGTCTGCGTCCCACGCTCGTGGAGGGGGCAGGCGGTGCACGACGCGGCGATGCCACGAAGCGAGTCGAGCGACGCATCCGCCGGGATGAGATCGGCAGCCGTCCCCACGACGTAGGTCCTACCCAGACGGGGCGAGCGCCCCAACCAACCGGGAACCTCAGCGAACGGCGAAAAACCCGAGAGGATCGACGGGGATGCCCCGGACCCGGACCTCGAAGTGCAGGTGCGGGCCCGTGGAAAACCCCGTGGACCCCACCGACCCGATCACCTGGCCTGCCCCCACGACGGTGCCGGGCGCCACGAACATCTCGCTCTGGTGGGCGTACAGCGTGGCGACGCCGCCGCCGTGGTCGACGATCGTGGCGTTGCCGTAGCCGCCACGGGGGTTGGCCGCGACCACGGTGCCGGCCGCCGCCGCCCGGATGGCGGAGCCGGACGGTGCCGCGAAGTCGACGCCGTCGTGGTCTCGCACGGTGCCGAAGATCGGGTGGAGCCGGGGGCCGAAGTTCGACGTGAGGGGCACGCCGCTGACGGGGAGCGACAGCCGGCCCGGCGCCATGGTGACGGCGCCGGCCACCGGCGTCAGCCCCCGGAGCAGGGCGCTGACCCCGCTCGACTCCACGCGCAGGGCGGCGATCTGGTTCTCGAAGTCGGTCTTGCGCAGGCGGACCTGCTCGAGCAGCAAGGCGTGGCGGGCCTCCTCGCCCGCCGCCTCGGCCCGCACGGCGGCCAGCTCGTTGCGCAGCCCCTCCAGGTCGGAGAAGCGGTTCACCACGACGTCGCGCTGCTTCTTGGCGGCGTCCTTCCGGACCTCGACCGTCGCCCGCAGGGTGTCGGTGGCGTCGCGCCTGGCCGTGTAGCGACGGACGGCGTCGCGCTGGGCCTCGACCACGCTCGACAGGTAGCCGGAGGTGGCGGCGATCTCCCGCAGGTCGCCGGCCCGCAGCAGCAGCTCGGCCGCCCGTGCCGGGGGGTTGGCGATGTACGCGGCCACGGCGCGCCGGCGCAGCCGGGCCTTCTCCGACGCCAGCGCCTCGTTCTCCACGGCCAGCTGCGTCTGGGCCCGGACGAACTCCGACTGCACCCTCTCGAGGGCCGCCTCGGCGATCGCCGCCTCCCCCTCCGCCGAAGCCACCTGGGGGTCGAGCACGGTGACCTTCCGGTCCAGCGACGCCCGGCGCTCCTGGGCCTCGTCGAGGGCGGCCAGCAGGGCCGACTCCTCCTCGGACGCCTCGGACACCTCCTCCTTGAGCGTCTTGATCTCCGCCTTGATCTCCGCCTGGCGGTCGGCTGCGCTCTTCGGCGTCTCGGCGACGGACGGCCCGGCCCAGGCGACGAGGGCCACCGCGACGGCGGCGGCCAAGGTGGAGCGGGGGGCCCGGGTCACCTCCGGAAAGGTCGACCACCCGGGGGGCGACCTTGAGAGGCCGGCGGGAGGGCGCGGTGGCGGTCCGCCGCCGACTGGTCGGGACGGGAGGCCGTCGCCCGCCGGAGCTCGATCCGACTCGACCGAATGGAGTGGGCGAAGCGAACGAATGACGTCGAAGCGTCAGACGTCCAGGAAGCGGCGCACGGCGAAGGCGGAGCCGACCGTCCCGATGGCGGCGCCGGCGAAGAGGACGAACAGTCCGGTACCGACCACGTCGCTGGCCGGGGGCAGCAGCTGCACCCCGAGCTCGCTGTCGCCCACCGCTCCGGCCAGGAGGTTGCGGACCACCGCCACCACGCCGAACGCCGCCGTCGCCCCGACCAGCCCCTGCACCATCCCCTCCAGCATGAACGGGACGCGGATGAACCAGTTGGTGGCCCCCACCAGCTTCATCACCGCCACCTCCCGGCGCCGGGCGAAGATCGCCATCTGGATGGTGTTCAGGATGAGCAGGACGGCCGACAGGAGCAGGACGCCGGCCACCGAGACGATGCCGATCTGGAGCGCCCGGGTGACCTTGAGCAGCGTCTCGACGACCTCGCGGGCGTAGACGACCTCCTTCACCCCGGGCCGGTTCTTGAACCGGTCGCCGACCACGTCGACGAACTCCGCCTCCTTGGGCACGATCCGGTACGAGGGGGGCAGATCGGGCGGGCCGACGCTCTCCACCAGGTCGGGGGAGTTGGCGAACATCTCCTTGAACTCCTCGAACGCCGCGTTCTGGTCCACGAAGGTGAAGCTCTTGACCTCGGGCATGGCCGAGAGCTCGGTCTCGACGGCGGCCTTCTGCTCGGCCGTCGACTCGGGGAGCATGAACACCGACAGCTCCACGCCGCCCCGCCATTGGAGGCTCGCCTTGGAGACGCCCTGCTTGAGCAGCAGGGCGCCGCCCACGAGCGACAGGGAGACGGCGACGGTGAGGACGGCGGCAGCCGTCATCAACACGTTGCGCCGCAGGTTGCTCGCCGTCTCCCGCACGACGTAGTCGAGGCTCAGGGCCATGCTCGGGGCTCCTCCTGCGCCGCCTCGGCGGCGGCCTCCTCGGGGTAGGCGCGGCCCGGTCGGGCCAGCACCGCGAAACGGGCCACCCGGAAGGTGTGGTCCAACAGCACGGTCAGGACGGCGGCCACCGCCACCACGGCGACGGCCACCACCCAGGTGGCGGCCCGCGTCGACTCGGCGGCCGGCGACACGGCGATCACGCCCCGGCCGTCGGCCGTGGGCCGCAGGGCGGCGGCGGCCGCATCCCTGCCCCGGTCGATGGCGAAGCCGGCGCCGGCGACGGCCAGGAGGACCACGACGGCGGCGACGCCGGCCATCACGAGCTGGCGCCGGAACCACCAGTCGGCCGAGCCGGGCCCTCCCTCGTTCTGGCACCAGGAATCGACCGCATGGCGCCGGTTCCTGGTGCCAGAAGCGGGCCGGGGGCCGGCCGGGGCACCCCGGGCGCCGGCGCGGCCGCCGGGGCTCACGTGCCGTACCCGTACACGCCCCGTGCCTGGTCGCGGACCACCGTCCCGCGGTCGAGCTCGATGACCCGACGGCGCATCGAGTCGACGATGCCCTGGTCGTGGGTGGCCATCACCACGGTGGTGCCGGTCCGGTTGATGCGGTCCAGCAGGCGCATGATCCCCATGGTCGTGTTGGGGTCGAGGTTCCCGGTCGGCTCGTCGGCCAGCAGGATCAGGGGCCGGTTGACGAACGCCCGGGCGATCGACACCCGCTGCTGCTCGCCGCCCGACAGCTCGTTGGGCTTGTTGTCCATCTTCTTGGCCAGCCCGACGAGGTCGAGGATCTGCGGTACCTGCGAGGCCACCACGTGCTTGGGGCGGCCGATCACCTCGAGGGCGAAGGCCACGTTCTCGTAGACCGACTTGTTGG is drawn from Acidimicrobiales bacterium and contains these coding sequences:
- a CDS encoding DUF6458 family protein: MGIGVSVFLIAVGAILSFAIDVTTEGVNLDTVGVILMIVGAIGLLASLLFWSSFSPYSRGRDEVVVRDREIV
- a CDS encoding UdgX family uracil-DNA binding protein (This protein belongs to the uracil DNA glycosylase superfamily, members of which act in excision repair of DNA. However, it belongs more specifically to UdgX branch, whose founding member was found to bind uracil in DNA (where it does not belong), without cleaving it, appears to promote DNA repair by a pathway involving RecA, rather than base excision.) codes for the protein MGTAADLIPADASLDSLRGIAASCTACPLHERGTQTVFGQGPGSAVVMLVGEQPGDREDVAGEPFVGPAGALLDRALADAGIDRSDAYVTNVVKHFKWRPAGKRRIHQKPTAAEIAACRPWLDREIELVDPRVVVCLGATAAQALLGRSFRVTRSRGQFVEWEREPLALATVHPSSILRAADDTSRRDELAAFVADLRVVAAALAPAR
- a CDS encoding M23 family metallopeptidase — translated: MTRAPRSTLAAAVAVALVAWAGPSVAETPKSAADRQAEIKAEIKTLKEEVSEASEEESALLAALDEAQERRASLDRKVTVLDPQVASAEGEAAIAEAALERVQSEFVRAQTQLAVENEALASEKARLRRRAVAAYIANPPARAAELLLRAGDLREIAATSGYLSSVVEAQRDAVRRYTARRDATDTLRATVEVRKDAAKKQRDVVVNRFSDLEGLRNELAAVRAEAAGEEARHALLLEQVRLRKTDFENQIAALRVESSGVSALLRGLTPVAGAVTMAPGRLSLPVSGVPLTSNFGPRLHPIFGTVRDHDGVDFAAPSGSAIRAAAAGTVVAANPRGGYGNATIVDHGGGVATLYAHQSEMFVAPGTVVGAGQVIGSVGSTGFSTGPHLHFEVRVRGIPVDPLGFFAVR
- the ftsX gene encoding permease-like cell division protein FtsX → MALSLDYVVRETASNLRRNVLMTAAAVLTVAVSLSLVGGALLLKQGVSKASLQWRGGVELSVFMLPESTAEQKAAVETELSAMPEVKSFTFVDQNAAFEEFKEMFANSPDLVESVGPPDLPPSYRIVPKEAEFVDVVGDRFKNRPGVKEVVYAREVVETLLKVTRALQIGIVSVAGVLLLSAVLLILNTIQMAIFARRREVAVMKLVGATNWFIRVPFMLEGMVQGLVGATAAFGVVAVVRNLLAGAVGDSELGVQLLPPASDVVGTGLFVLFAGAAIGTVGSAFAVRRFLDV
- the ftsE gene encoding cell division ATP-binding protein FtsE, encoding MIKLESVTKAYKGTTVALRDCSVDIQKGEFVFLVGPSGSGKSTFLRLLTKEEEPDAGRIWVAGKDIGQLNSWKVPYLRRNIGCIFQDFKLLPNKSVYENVAFALEVIGRPKHVVASQVPQILDLVGLAKKMDNKPNELSGGEQQRVSIARAFVNRPLILLADEPTGNLDPNTTMGIMRLLDRINRTGTTVVMATHDQGIVDSMRRRVIELDRGTVVRDQARGVYGYGT